The genomic interval ttgtcgtgtaaatgtaccctaagTGTCAGTTATCTCCTAATTATTTAGTTCAGTTCTCCTCCTTTCTCTCCCTGTTTGCATGCATGGTTACTGATTTGATTAGAGTCCTcgtttcaggtgtgtttattAGTCCTCTGTTTGCCATTTATTTAAGCCTTCTGTTTCTGTCTGGTCTTTGTCtagaattattttacattagagatgcaccgatgtatcggccaacaatcgatattggccgataaaagctattattatcactattggccatcggccgattgtttaaaaactgccgatgatcagggccgactatatcctgtcaatcaaaagggtgcagGAAAACgtgtcagactgcaactcatacatactgtgtgtgaagaaaatcactcgtgttgaattttaacgcattaacagtttaaaaatagtgacgttaaagcaggctcttttttaccctatgaatcacctatagttcaagccagggttgccaggtctgcgtttttttttttcctacatcaaatattatttgtagcgcctcccatccaataatcgcaaaaagctttgtgctttgttacttctgataagaataaaagtttcagttttcaaattctgtccattttatcatgaaattcaaacaataaatggcattttgacgctcttaaatgtgacgtgtcagatcgctgtaatgcctcagttcaggcggcagtgcggagcgcgagtcttttcttcctcttcgatagttatatctcgaaaaacatgcatgaacatcaaaggtatgttgaaagatatagtacaacttaccagaatgtatcatgtctcatgtaatcactttatttgtgtttcaaccgcggaaagacgtcaataaaacagcttgtgaacaatatgtcacatcatgtcacttttTCCTAAGGAAtattttccaatgttcacagttccttagctatctatactaatatatataatatatatatatatatatatatatatattagttcagaatcgtgatctcagtttgaaacaaaagtttctcaatttatccagaattgtgctgctctaagtttctttaacacttatttaatcttcatataaaatataagaaagatttgttaacattttatttggttttaaaatgatttgttgtttgccttaattaaaaatgcattggttaaattcaaacatttttttcttctgtatttttttttttttttttttttttttttttaaaggttattaatttttcaataattatcaataccaatcaatatgaaacattatatcttgataattttttttagctgtatcgcccagccctaggtTGTATGTTTCCTTCCtggtttttgttattattatttggtaGTAGTACTGCCACTGTCACAGCCCTACTACCAAAGCTTAATAATGTCAGCTTCCACATCGGTAAAACaacatttacaatattattgtagATGATACATATTGCACTCCCATAGTGTCACATGTGATGTTTGGGCTGCGGGTACCTCTCATCGTCCATCTCCAGGCTGGACTCACTCTCAGAGAGTTGCCGGCACAGCGCCTCCCTGCGTTCCACCTCCCTTTGGAGCTTCCGCTGCAGGCGGATATTCTCCTCCCGCATGTGGCGCTCTTCTTCTATGTACTGAGCCCTTTTCTCTGTATctgtaaacacaaacacagcaaaGAGTTGAGCTTATCTTTATGGTAAAGTCATATGGTAACAGTGCATTGGTTCACATGCACAGCCATGAGAAAATCAAATGAGGGCAATATGACAAAAAGCATGTGACCTTGTGAGAAAGTTTTAGACCAGCTGATGGAATGGTCACTTGAACATTTGTTCTTACCTTACAACAGTCTGACATTTATTAATCATGTACACGTACATATAAATGTCATCAAGGTAGCATTATCTAATTTTTTTGCAACtgtgaaaatgttttgtgataACATATCAACATAACTTGTGACACCCTCAGCTCTTACAGACATACAGGTGAGGACTGTTGGGTAGAAGACTAGGAATTTATGAACCATAAAAATAAAGAGGGACAGCCTTTGCGCTCACAgacttcacaaacacacacaaaaagcatGAGACCACAAGTTCTCATCAAGTGTGCCCTTGAGGACAGGGCCATACAGAGTATTTCATCAGAGCAATGTGTATTTGTTGTTAATGCACACACTGCCATCTAGTTGCCATGAACAGGaatggcataaaaaaaaaaaatcactgggCTACAGTGGTGAAAACAGGATTTGAGAAGGCTTTTTAATTGGGATGTGGAGGCTGAAGGTCAAGTTCACCATATCCCACTGGACACAttctttgcttttttaattactttattacaTACTCACccccgttcaaatgtttggggttgatttgatttttgaatattttaaaagaatctcttatgctcaccaaggctgcattaatttgcaaaaataattttcagcatcattactctagtcttcagtcacatgatcctccagaaatcattatatgctgatttgctgctcaatatatattttttgtcaatTGTGCTGAAAAAGGATCATGgtttacacaatatttttagGATTCTTCGATGAATAGAAGGTTCCTAAGAACAGCATCTATTTGTActagaaatcatttgtaacattataaatgtattttctgtcacttttgatctatttagtgtgtcattgctgaataaaagtattactttctttataaaaaaaaaaacctgacttTTGATGAAAAGGtgaaaatgaacaatgtttcTGAGGCAGCACAAGTTACTGAGCAGCACAAGTTATTAAAGGTAAACTATTAAAGGTAAACTATGTaacttttatttgttaaaagttTAAGTCAACAAATGAATTAGAGTCAATACATAATCAGTTCTTATTCCAAAAAGGTCTTACcttgattcactatggtaagcctgttATACACGTTTATATTTTAGATCTAGCAGGATGGTTTTCACTTGAAATTGCATACATACATCACTTGCCCATGCGTATCTTGTTATAtttgtaaatagagaaaagttgctcggGGTACTTTGATGTATATGGGAGAAGCacaggttagttgtcacaactaacttgaaatgttttttcaaaaaaatttagGATATGAGACTATTGATTACACAATCTCAATCTGATATTAACTTCCATATTAATCCCTATGTCTCataatttatcaataatttTACCAAGTGTTCTTTCGATTATAAATTGCAGTCTGACTAGTAGTTGTGTTTCTTCAAGTCTTAAGCATGTGGTCGTCGAGCCTCTTCTTGAAAAGCATGGCTTAGATCCTACAGATCCAAATAATTTTGGCCAATATCTAAGCTACCAtttttatctaaaatattagaaaaaaatagtttttagtCAGCGTACttcatttttaactaaaaattatgtttttgataAATTCCAATCTGGTTTTAGATCAGGTCATAGCACAGAGTCAGCTCTACTTAGGGAAGCTAATGACCTTTTAGTAAAGACTGACTCTGGTAGCAGTGTTGCTTTAGTTTTGCTAGTTTTGCATGTTAAAAATCTGGGATTTATCTTTGACAGAGTTAAAGTTTGACAGACAAATTAATTCAGTTGTGAAGAATAGTTTCTTTCAATTGCGAAATACTGCTAAACTCAAATCTGTCTTATCTTTCAGTGATCTGGAGAAAGTAATTCATGCTTTTATTTCTTCATGTCTTGATTACTGCAATACTTTGTACCTGGGTGTAGGTCAGTCTTCGCGGTCATGTCTTCAGAGagttcaaaatgcagcagcaaGGTTGCGGACAAACTCAAGAAAGAGGGATCATATATCCCCTATTCTTGCCTCTTTACACTGGCTACCAATTTATTTTAGAATAAAGTACAAGGTACTTTTGTATACTTTTAAAGCTCTGCATGGACTGGCACCAAAATATATTTGAGCTCTGAGATCCCAAAATCAGCTGCTCCTTGAAATTCCTCGGTCATGGTTAAAAAGTAAAGGAGATCGCGCTTTTTCAGTTGTTGCTCCAAAATTGTGGAATGGTTTTCCAATGTCTATCAGATCGTCTACCTctgtaaacatgtttaaaactcATCTTAAGACATACTTGTTTGATGAGGCCTTTGCTACTTTGTAAGGACCATTAGTTTGGATCAGaagtttatattattattattatcatcatctttCTCTTGTTTATATGGTACTATCTTTATTATGTTTACTaacattattatgttttatattgtattatttctttccttgtatttttattgtgttttatctAATCCCTTTGAAACTGTAGAGCACTTTGGTACACACTTTGTTTTAaggtgctttataaataaattttgatttgatttttgagaatcaacattggcttggcttttcagagatggcaAAAACTGAGGCGTTTGAATAGTTGTAAAAGCATTTGATTGCGTAGAGATtgcgtttttattactcaacaggcgagtaaggtgttttattgaacagataaattgccatatgtagctctctaacagagttcattgtaaagcatgaTCTACTGTGAAGGGTTGTCTCAatatggttgttgtagcgctgtgcaggaatttattttcaaggaagtaccatgtctattaatgggtatatCTACAGTaatgtcttcagctagtcagcttgagatcctttccatctaaaccggttatatctcttaagcctagtagtaAATGCTTTATGAACAGTAGGATAATCTTACTCTCATTTTTTAGTTGTGAGAAAGaaccatattcatccacacagtcacgcagagccgaagcacaatcaaaacaatgttcttcagcaaaatgcatgcagtgttgttttttaaccgctagagggccaaaagttacatagtgtagctttaaattgataaaaaaaaataaaaaagtttacaAAAGACAAACATATGCTTTGGCATATTCATTAGAGAACGAATCTGATGAATGCCATTTAATAGgctcaatttttatttcatgttttcaaaggacaaaaagtaaatgtaatgCAGTACTGGAACTTACGCTGTAGTTCTGCAGTGCGGAGGTTCTTCTTCAGACGCTCCACCTCACTCTTGAGGAATCTGATGTGTCGCATCATATTCTCAGGTGAGTCGATCTCCATGGAGATGTCTCTCGGGGACGGAGGAGCAGAGACAGGCTGGTCAAGCTTCTCCTGAAGAATCCTGCAGGAGTGGAACAAAACAGACCTCTAATCTCTTTCATTTAATCTAACCACTAAAGTCAGGAAAGAAAACTTACAGATATAACATTAAATGCACAATAAAcctaaaaaacacaaaagcagGTGTTCAGCAAATGCATGTAGGGCACTTTAAATATTCAAAGTGGCTTCACTATGTTCTCAGTTACGAGGTAGTGTTTAAATTTCTGAGGTGAGCCGTGGCAGTGTTACCCAAAGCAGCAGTTACTGAACACAGAATAGCACTGACCTTTTTTCTGCTTCCAGTTTGTCCATGCGTTTCCATAGCCGATTCACAAGAGCCTCTTGTTCTTGCTCTAAAGTGTTTTCCAAGTCGATCTTCTCACGTCTGAGCTAAAAATAACAGAAAGTTCAAATATATGCAAAAATTTGAGAAGACTTGCTGAGCAAAATTCAGTGGAGTTACCTGTTCTAAGGTGAGCTGTTTGGAGATTGTGTCGTTCTCCAGCTTCTTGATCTTCTTCATCAGTTTGTTCACTTGAAACTCTTGTTCCTGCTCTAAGTGCTGCTCCAGTTCAGCTTTCTCATGTTGTAACTGAGCAAGACATGGAGAAAATGGACTTTAAACAGATAAAACTATGAAAATAGTGTGTGCCAGACTAAAGCTGCTCAAACCTCATATTTCTCTGTATTATTATGGAAAGGACTTTAATGGTTCTTCTTCTGTTTCCACTTCTgggtatgtatgtatgtatgtattttgtttattaaatgcaAGTTGTCATTGTATCATTTGAGGTccataatacatatatattttttaagaaattcatattcagcaaagatgcattaaattgatcaaaagagatggtaaatacatttataatgttacaaaagatctaTTGTACAtgaatgttgttcttttgaattctCTATtcattaatctttaaaaaaaaaaatgtatcacagtttcctcaaaacaatattaagcagaacagctgtttcagcactgataataagaaatgtttcttgagcaccaaatcagcatattagaatgatttctgaaggatcatgtgacactgaagactggagtaatgatgctgaaaatcaagctttgacatcacagaaataaattacattataaaatatttaaataaatttaaatagaaaatagttatttaaaattgtaataattccacaatattactgtttttactgtatttttgatcaaataaatgcaaccttggtgagcgtcagatacttctttcaaaaacattagcaAGTAATTATACATTTGGAAGTAAACGTCACGAAAATCATTgtgcttcagtaatttatttgtttattttttaatgaaaaacgcTTTCTGGACATCAGCTCAGGAGAACATTTGTTGAATCTGAGAGCTTACAGCTGCATTTCCAACAAACTGCAACCATGACTCAACATTTACCCATCTGTGATGAAATATGCAGTCACAGGTGACAATGTGCTTTTCTGCAGCTCTTTCTTCCGCACTCCTCTCTGCCTCTTTTTCTCATGTTCCACAGGAAATTGAGGACAAACAGAATTCCCTTGACTCTTAAACCACAAGAAGTTCCTTAAAAACAGCACTGCCGAAACAGTTCCCCAAAAGAGCATGAATCACTACCTCTAAGGTGGACGAACCTCAAGAGTGTGGTGGAACTGGAAAGGGCCTTTTGAGTAAGTTATTTCCTAGGTAGGTGAGCTCAGAAACAGCCATCTATCACTATTAACAAGGCTGTGTGTATGTTTAATTGATCCCAAAAGGCTTGTTCAAGGCTGCCGATAAATCATACTTTGAACAACATTTCCTTAGTGACTTATCACCGAGCTCTGCACACTATGGTGGAAACCATCTTATTTTACTTATCAAGTGCACTACATTTGCTATGCAATATGTGCTCTTGAGAAACACTCAATGCTCTGGTAAATGCATCAAATGTAATCTATGTTAGCGGCCATTTCTTCAGTGCTGACCACAGAAAGCTAATCCCAGACACATATCAAAAGACAGCTGAGCACTTACTTGCATGAGTTTTCGAGAGAGCTCATTGGTGAGGAACTCCTCTTCCTTCTCATAGTTGACTGCTAGTGTTTCTTTCTCCTTCTGAAGGGCCTGAATCTTCTTGAACAAGGTGTTACTGATGAACTCTTCTTCCTGTTCTGCTCTcgcttgctaaaaaaaaaaaaagatgttttagaAAGCGCAACAATGTTAGTCTACAGCAACTGAAAATACATCAGTAAATGGTAGTTGTTTCATTAACCTTATTAGTGTTgccaaaaatatcaatatttcgaTACAtgtcgatactgaaatatctgaagcGATTTCAATactccttttctgcagtatcgatACACTGATACCAGCTGCGAGTTCTTGCTCTCTCGTCTCCATTGGCAAACTGATATACGCCTCCCTCTTTTCACTCACTTATTTGCTCCGGTTGAATAGTGGTGTTGCAGGGcctgcatttattattatcattttactTATTCCCAGGTTTTGCGCTGACACTGATCTTTATAAGTGGcgcgcacataaagccgcctctcaaacaGCTTGCGGGTaccaaattgagttctttttaaTGGCTTATAGTGCTTAAAAAttatcaaatacacacaaaattatgttaaaatgtccatcttggcgagtattcacgtaaataGTCAGTTTTGGAATGCAAATAGTtaagaaagaaaacgcatgtgtaacagtattttggatcTGTGCATATAAGCTTTTAAAGCGacatcagcctaataaacctgttgctgtctgtcatgttaaccaaagaacaaaagaccttgctcttgactgaataacttttgtaactttagttGTAAGCATtgatctgtatttaatttacaatgaagactatccagtgtttttttttacattttattactttatttaatttctgtagtatttcttacctgaataggTTACTGCTGTTAGCCCCACCTGAAAAAACTTatccatgtttatttcatttgtctctttattctattgtatttcatttgcaacttatttgttcttattttattactttttttggtaaattttaaataaagccTCCCTGTGCTGTTTAAGCTATTGCTATAAAATTAccaattatcaaaaaaaatttgATACAAATATCAATATGGCAGTTTTCGACACACAAGATCGATATTATTCAAGGTATTGTATTGAAGTTACAAATTCCAGTATAGTGACAACACTAAGAGCCAGATTTACTAATTAGCGTGAGAgcacaattccaaaaaagtgccGATgtgagtggaaagttctgctcATGATCTACTCAAGACGCGAAAATTAAAGAACCCAGACGCagccggatcatttccataatgaccaacacaatctacAAAGAGGAGCGCAAATTAGTGTCTGGTTTAAGACGTGCTTTTTTTGGGTGGTAAATactggcgcaaataccagtaaattgactagcacaaaccttagtaaatcaccttgcatgattcacttaaatactctcctcccgtaaattttgcatctgaaaggaaaactcctacaaatgcatatgcaataaggtcagctgcaaaaataaGTGTGTCCACACCttttcactgcgtgtctttagtaaatcctgacagtagtttttcaATGCCAAAGGAGTGTTTGCACTGACGCAAGCTGTTAATAAATCTGGCCCCAAACCTTGTATTGCACAATGTTGGCTACAAACCCATTCCTTCACTTCGCAAGCATATGACGCATATGAAATGGTAATAAATGGTCATAAAATTGATAATGAAGGGCTGACTttgaataaaacagtaaaaagctTTTTGTTAATCACATTGTGGTGAccattttgaattgtttttctGCTATTTGTACATTGTGCAGACAAGGATGCACAATTTGCTCAGGAATGGTCACCAGAAAAgcattttaatagttttcataCATCAAAAACTTATTAACGtgcaaataattaaatttatttttaaaacatttggggaaagatttactaaacagggcaaattagtgtAAGACCGCAATCCCATAAAAGTGCAGATGGGAGTGTAAAGTTCTGTGGCTGATGAACCGACAATGCGCAAATTAAAGAATACAAAGACAGCAGCCTATTTCTAATgacaatctaccaagagcagggCAAATTAGCATGGAGTCGCAAACGAGCAGAGCTGATGGTAATTGGGCGAGGGTAATCTAACAACAGACACAGCAAATTAAAATTCCAAATAAACGAACAAAAGTGGAGAACATTCTCTTCTAACACGCGCTCTCTCTGTTCTCAGCGGTTTCTCTTACAATAATTTTTGCATCTGACAGGGAAACTCCTATAAATGcttatacaaaacaaaattgcaataaaaaaaaaaaaaaaaaaatggtgtcctgacagtaattttttttttaatgccaaaagagggtttgtgcTGGTGCAAGCCGTTATTAAATCTGGCCATTAGAGTCTTATAAATTCTCTGTATGTTATGAAGAATGCTTAAATGTGTGACACTTGATAGTCAAATGGTGCTGGAACATGCTGACCATCCCAGTTGAATCATAAAGCAACACTTCTTGTAGGTTCACAAGCATTGAAGAATCAGTTTTACAAGCATATAAGAAAGTGGCCTCTTTGACTAATGAATGCAGCACAACAGACCTAAAAGCCTGAAGTTTGTTTCTAACTGCAGCTGCAATGATTTAGAGAAACACAGGAGGCAGGAAAAGCTGGGCAGGAAAACAGGCAACATCATGAAGATAAATCAAAAGCATTTTCTGCAAAATGGTTTGGTTATAATTTATAGCGACAAGCCAAGTTCATCTGACTTTTAGAGACCAATTTGCAATGTGCTCCAAAACCCTTATGAGTTACATATAAGGAACTGAAAGTCTAACAGAAAATATGTTTCTACATATAGGTCTTACTATGTAGTCATCTGCAGACTGTAACTCTGAGAGAATGGGAAGTGCATGAGGATGGAGtctatatacataaaataatgaaataaacctGATAAAGCCGCCCAATCAGAGACCAACCGCTTTCTCACTTTTAAGTGTATACATAAGCATATGATCACAACACACAAGAACAACTGTTCGATGATTATCAAATATTAACTAGGAACCAAAACAAACTGATGACAGACTGTACTGTACTGTGCTTTAAAGTATATCATCAATATTTCATGCTCACAGGTTAATCAATCCATCATTCAGGTGTGATGGTTTACATTACGTACTCAGCGTACTACATGATAGATTTAtgtttaaccctataaagcctacatTATCATATGCAAATTTCTAAGGCCTGTAAAATATCAACATTTCTATTATGACAACTCTCTGGTAATGGATAtgaaaatgttaatgtatttggtcttggcagaatagatctgctatgctgctgctgctgcagagcaagtacaggaacttgctactgccaatacatacgccGATACGCTGCTGTGAGTAAGACATAgcgctgctgctgcacaaatagcatatatcaataacccatagcagatctgtataggtggagctggggaaggtggagggttttagaaGAACTCTGAAGCGCACTGtaaactgctatagtgaatgtaaccagccatttaaatgtgtgagcaacaagctcattggctgcagatgtgaCATGGACCAATCCGCTTGCGTCTAGTagttaatgctgtaattatcatcagcttgcttaagacctatcagcctgtgccatctagagtttcatgacagaactatgtatgatcaaaactttgcagAAAAGActtgtacacaatctactacattgtctgattgatagtttataatATTTAGCAAGAAAAAGGCCTTTTATTACGATTCTAAAAATTATCTACCTTCAGCTCGtggtatgtgtttttttttgctatgaAGTTTTTAAATTCAAGCAAAAGAATAACCTTTATATTGTTGTTAGTTACATTTCAAGATGAATATTtactgaagcaacttaggtttacttgattatccattcatccattttttttaaatagaaaaatcatgttaaaatgggagtatcaaatatgatacatcaggcttttgagcaatgtttttttgtacATCTATCAATCATCAtcgtattgcattgcattatatgtttcgCCCCCACAAATacaactacagagctttgatagaaaacattaagcattttaaaataatcttaagACATATTAATGGGAGAATATAGAGTAacgactgatatttatatgcattttaagtAAGTAGTCTGCAATACTATTATAAAAATCTtgtttatttacagtacaaGCTATTATAATTTTTAGACCATATAAATAGCAACATATCATACTagatgagccataaaagcctgatgataccaaacataaaacacatatgAAAACCTTTTTGATTGTTTAATATTATATCTAAAGGTTAAATAAAttgttccatttaaaaaaaaaaaaaaatgtagtcatGTTTTAGCCTACAGGGTTAAACTGTACTACTTTATATATTAATGGTCAAATCATCAACAAGAGGGCAGATGACTCATAACGTGCTCACAGCATCATCACTAACTAATCATAGTTAGCCACATTTTAATACaacaacatattattttaatatattatgggAGTCATAAGGATCGTGCTCCTATTGGTACATTCTACTGTACGTCACTTAAAATAATAAGATCAAGTTTCAACGAACCGTGTATTTTATACTACTTTTGTTAACTGTTTATATAGATATTCATTTAAATCAAGTTAGTTACATATCAAAATGAGGCTGACATTCCCAGAGTAATTACTATACCGAATTAACTTAATATTCTACTGCTAGCTTATGCTAAGACTCACATTTCACTGACAGTTTCGTAGACTCTAAACACAACCAAAACTTCAGCAGAGTCAATAAATGGGGACTAAAGGGTGCTTGTttagtaaattattttttaaaacaatacataACGGAAAACAGGGGACAATAAAAGCTAATCATTAGCACATTAGCTTTAGTGACGCGTAAATTAACCGTAGCAGCTACTGTAAATGAGTTCAGTAACACGCTAAACTCGTTATGGTTAGTGTATGCTTCCATATGCATTCAGGTAAATAAGTATTATTTGTAAAAACAGTTGTGAATGACTCACTATGGTGACACTGGCTTTGCGCAAGTCTCTATTCTCCTCCTGCAGAGCTTTACATTTCAATTTAAACGTCTCGAGCTCGATCTTCAACACTTTATTCTCTTGCTGTAAAGAGGCCAGGCGGTTCGACAACTCTTCTAGACGGAATGAAGAGATGAGGATGGAGGAGGACGAGGATGAGGAGCAATGAGGGGTGGCTCCGTCAGTGTCGCTCTCACTCGCACTATCCGCCATCATTGAGCATCAGCGTGTGTGAGTTAGTGAGAGGATGAGGAATGAAATACTGCTGTAGAACCCCACAGCGACCCCTACTGATTTGATTCTAGAAATGGGCGGGGCTTAGAGTTCAGGCACAATGTGGGGGTGGCTCAGTAATAATTCTGcagttttaactttttaatgtgtACTTCCAATTCAAAGTTTCATAATATCATTAAACAGTCGTAAATTTTCTCTGAGACTTTTGCTGAAGCAGCACGCAGACATCGTCATCATGTGCAAGCCGTTCATTTTCTCAGCACTGATAAGGTTGGACCAATCACAATGGTTTGTGGTTACTGGATTAgacagattttaaaaataaatatatagatataatcttttattacatttttataaggaTTATTGTGGCACATGTCTGTTTGTATGTTTAGCATATATCAGTTTAATCAAATGctcaaatattaaattaaaataatatatttttcagtgtACAAATATTcccaatacatttttttttaaagcggCTCAAAGCGTCACCTGGAGGAAGACAACTGTTGGCCTGCCAGGTATTATTATTTTCGATAGTAGtttgtgaaatgtttgtatGAACAGCAAATTGTAATTTATCTACCTGTAATCAGCATTTCAGCGACAGCGAGTCACTACTAGTTGAGCCTGCCAAAGGAAGCTGAACACCCAGGCCCCTTTTTTGCTATGTTTGgtagttaaaaaaatatctctGGTAATGTagaattaaagggttacttAACACAAAAATCAGTCATctttaactcaccctcatgtcattactttcgtttatcttcgtaacacaaacacacacatgatatttttaatattccaTCATGTTTGTCCATCCTTGAAAGTCCACAGAACCAAAAtattcaagcttcaaaaagtttataaagagattgtaacagtaatccaaatgaatcaaacagtttaatccaagtcttctacTTTTAAGAACATTCAGATATTTTAAGACAGTATACAACCAAGAACATTTTGACCACACTTCCTCAAGTGAATGCCTACtgtaaagaaatgtatttttgtacagTACAATTCATTATGATATAGGGctacatttata from Ctenopharyngodon idella isolate HZGC_01 chromosome 12, HZGC01, whole genome shotgun sequence carries:
- the ccdc6b gene encoding coiled-coil domain-containing protein 6b, which produces MMADSASESDTDGATPHCSSSSSSSILISSFRLEELSNRLASLQQENKVLKIELETFKLKCKALQEENRDLRKASVTIQARAEQEEEFISNTLFKKIQALQKEKETLAVNYEKEEEFLTNELSRKLMQLQHEKAELEQHLEQEQEFQVNKLMKKIKKLENDTISKQLTLEQLRREKIDLENTLEQEQEALVNRLWKRMDKLEAEKRILQEKLDQPVSAPPSPRDISMEIDSPENMMRHIRFLKSEVERLKKNLRTAELQHTEKRAQYIEEERHMREENIRLQRKLQREVERREALCRQLSESESSLEMDDERYFNEMSAQGLRPRTVSSPIPYSPSSSRPISPGLSYAGHTVGFTPPTTLTRAGMSYYNTPGLHVHVGASHGIARPSPRRSNSPDKFKRPTPPPSPNTHAGVQPPPPPPPTGHPTSSQAAQLQQQQSLQP